One Deltaproteobacteria bacterium genomic window, CGGCCAACGCGCATGCGGGGCATGGAAGCCAAAAGTCTGAAAAAGAAGATGAAGGACAAGGCCTTCGCGGCTTCGGTCTGCCGGGAGACCATCAAGGAATGCGAGAAGATCGGAGTGGAACTGGGAGATTTCCTGGCCCTGGCCATCGCGGCCATCTCCGCCATCGAGGTCGAAGTTGGCCTGGCCGTCTGACGCGGCCGCGCCCCTGGCGGGATACGGGCCGGATTGCGCCCTTATCTGGCGGCGCGGTCCAGGGCCAGGGCCAGGGCCGTGGTCAGCTTGACCAACTCCTGGTTGTTGCGCCGCACCG contains:
- a CDS encoding HD family phosphohydrolase; its protein translation is RPTRMRGMEAKSLKKKMKDKAFAASVCRETIKECEKIGVELGDFLALAIAAISAIEVEVGLAV